The proteins below come from a single Candidatus Poribacteria bacterium genomic window:
- a CDS encoding AAA-like domain-containing protein — protein sequence MRRFGTEGRLYLEDNYIVPRTEETADFIDRVKQGKYIVLFAPRQTGKTTFFRLALDALTAEDPTYFPIQLNFEEYENSAPADFYSYFYRDVRKEIENVFQKRGEVPSETLIQFLDNVKIIDHVSMRMFFEELASFVKNQKVVLLIDEFDAIPRDAVTGFLRSLRRIYLSGRTRCPHSVGIKNIIQLNYDRSVSPFNIQQEFHLPNFTLEQVQELLGQYTDEVGQAFVPDVVTAIHKQTAGQPVLVNRFAQILTEELDIPKTEPITMEHFTTAHTQLLHARNTNIQHLTTNIRKDPCFEKILMRITAHEDGVPFNIDDDNISELASYGVISRGTDGMCEIANPIYLYRILRAFKPAVNGLEEEYFPSRKTESISTR from the coding sequence ATGAGACGTTTTGGAACCGAAGGTCGCTTGTATCTTGAGGATAACTATATTGTCCCGCGCACGGAAGAAACTGCCGATTTCATCGACCGCGTCAAACAGGGCAAATACATCGTGCTTTTCGCGCCACGCCAGACGGGTAAGACTACCTTTTTTCGTCTGGCACTTGACGCACTCACGGCTGAAGATCCGACCTACTTCCCCATTCAACTGAATTTTGAGGAGTACGAAAACTCCGCACCTGCAGATTTTTATTCCTACTTCTATAGGGACGTTCGCAAAGAAATTGAAAACGTTTTTCAGAAACGCGGGGAGGTTCCTTCTGAAACGCTAATACAATTCTTAGATAACGTGAAGATAATAGATCACGTTTCAATGAGAATGTTTTTTGAAGAACTGGCAAGCTTTGTAAAAAATCAGAAGGTTGTCCTCCTGATTGACGAATTTGATGCTATTCCACGAGATGCTGTTACGGGGTTCCTGCGTTCGTTACGCCGTATCTATCTTTCGGGGCGGACGCGATGTCCGCACAGCGTCGGTATCAAGAATATCATCCAACTTAACTACGATAGGTCTGTCTCACCCTTCAATATTCAGCAGGAATTCCATTTACCTAACTTTACGCTTGAACAGGTGCAAGAACTCCTTGGTCAATACACCGACGAAGTTGGTCAAGCATTCGTGCCTGACGTCGTAACTGCTATCCACAAACAGACTGCCGGACAACCCGTGCTTGTCAATCGATTCGCGCAGATTCTCACCGAGGAATTGGACATCCCGAAAACCGAGCCGATTACGATGGAACACTTTACGACAGCACACACACAACTTCTCCACGCCAGGAACACCAACATCCAGCATCTGACAACCAATATCCGAAAAGACCCATGTTTTGAAAAAATCCTTATGCGGATTACCGCGCATGAGGATGGCGTGCCCTTCAACATAGATGACGACAATATCAGTGAACTCGCAAGTTATGGAGTCATCTCCAGAGGGACTGACGGCATGTGTGAAATTGCCAATCCGATTTATCTCTATAGAATTTTGCGTGCATTCAAGCCAGCAGTAAACGGATTAGAGGAGGAATACTTTCCTTCACGCAAAACCGAATCTATTTCAACAAGATAG
- the pncB gene encoding nicotinate phosphoribosyltransferase yields MNAPKDVLLTVDEMALFVDYYQLTMGQADFDAQNNSVITANYYVRTIPQGQYLIAAGLEQVIHYILNLRFTDTALDWLAQRGDLHADYLTSLKDFRFDGSVFAVPEGIPVFPNEPIINVTGRSRDVQLFETYLLCVMNFQTLIATKASRIVQAARGRPVFDFGARRAHGRDAGILAARASFIGGASGTSLVLAGHYFDIPYVGTMAHKFISERPTELEAFRDYAVAFPNSTTLLIDTYDTLQGARNACIVAREMEARGERLRAVRLDSGDLLALSKEVRGIFDAEGLDYVQIIASHELDEFQIDTLLKNGAPLDSFGVGTRLATGANFNSFTGEGGTSALGGVYKLVERDGKPVGKQSHDEPAKATLPGRKQVYRITDANGNYAKDVVTIWDEPISDGQPLLIPIIRDGELVYDFPSLHDIQTLMTAELKKLPDSHKHLTEAKPYLVEIDSVLREGKYSSSNPFTAGLNARKIL; encoded by the coding sequence ATGAATGCACCAAAAGATGTCTTACTTACAGTCGATGAGATGGCACTCTTCGTTGATTACTATCAACTCACGATGGGACAAGCCGATTTCGATGCACAGAATAATTCTGTTATCACAGCGAACTACTACGTCCGCACGATTCCACAAGGACAATATCTCATTGCTGCTGGATTAGAGCAGGTAATCCACTACATCTTAAATCTACGCTTCACCGATACCGCACTTGACTGGTTAGCACAACGGGGGGACCTGCACGCTGACTACCTTACCTCCCTTAAAGACTTCCGCTTTGATGGTTCTGTTTTCGCTGTCCCTGAAGGCATACCTGTTTTTCCCAATGAACCGATTATCAACGTCACAGGCAGATCACGCGATGTCCAACTCTTTGAAACCTATCTGCTGTGTGTGATGAATTTCCAGACCTTGATTGCCACAAAAGCCTCACGGATTGTGCAAGCCGCGCGCGGTAGACCCGTGTTTGACTTTGGGGCAAGGCGGGCACACGGCAGGGATGCCGGTATCCTCGCCGCCCGCGCGTCCTTCATCGGTGGTGCAAGCGGGACATCATTGGTGCTTGCGGGGCACTATTTCGATATTCCCTACGTCGGCACAATGGCGCATAAGTTCATCTCCGAACGACCTACCGAATTGGAAGCGTTCCGCGATTATGCCGTAGCCTTTCCAAACAGCACAACGCTCCTGATAGATACGTACGATACACTTCAAGGGGCAAGAAACGCGTGCATCGTCGCGAGGGAGATGGAAGCACGAGGTGAACGATTACGCGCAGTCAGACTGGATAGCGGTGATCTCTTAGCACTTAGCAAAGAGGTTCGGGGCATCTTTGATGCCGAGGGACTTGACTATGTCCAAATTATCGCAAGCCATGAACTTGATGAATTCCAGATAGACACGTTGCTCAAAAACGGAGCACCGCTTGATAGTTTTGGGGTGGGGACGCGTCTCGCTACAGGAGCTAACTTCAATTCATTCACAGGCGAAGGTGGGACTTCTGCTTTGGGTGGGGTCTATAAGTTGGTCGAGCGTGATGGTAAGCCTGTTGGAAAACAATCGCATGATGAGCCTGCTAAGGCAACGCTACCGGGCAGGAAGCAGGTCTATCGTATCACCGATGCTAACGGGAATTATGCTAAAGACGTTGTAACAATTTGGGATGAACCGATTTCTGATGGACAACCCCTCCTGATACCGATTATCCGAGACGGGGAATTGGTATACGATTTTCCAAGCCTGCATGACATTCAGACCTTGATGACCGCCGAACTCAAAAAGTTACCGGATTCGCATAAACATTTAACGGAAGCGAAACCCTATCTTGTTGAAATAGATTCGGTTTTGCGTGAAGGAAAGTATTCCTCCTCTAATCCGTTTACTGCTGGCTTGAATGCACGCAAAATTCTATAG